One window of the Candidatus Zymogenus saltonus genome contains the following:
- a CDS encoding radical SAM protein, translated as MSRRYERYLRELYGEEINLTGGGGDGGLSVCIVYPNRYRVAMSNLGFLSVYRVARDTFGVSAERATLPDPEHEAEIQRKGKSILSIESLRPLRQFDALLFSISFENDFINLLKILKLSDISIRSEERGGDSPIVAAGGAAVMINPEALSPFVDFFALGDGEELAEEILTILFDLKMSGGPKDEIMDKVSSIPGVYVPRRFEARYDRKGRVESFKNVAGGSDRVVVRKMDSLSSGKFSSSVVTPNTEFSNMFLVEMGRGCPFSCAFCIADSVYAPVRMRGGGEIIEEIRRGMNLTGKGGLLGPAVSSHPDLLTVLERIRELGGSVGIPSMRGEMLTDDQIGCLKELGVKTITVAPEAGNEGLRKAIGKGIDDDRFFDLVKRSVAAGIFNVRLYFLVGLPGETDDDVSSVAEFAKRVRHIVISTGKSTGRAGRVTVSITPIVPKPHTPLMWMGMEEPGALNGKIKKITKTLKKAGGITVVSEPPNWSYVQALISRGDRRVADIVEGALHKGEDWKGAMRESSINPDFYVLRERDEDEIFPWDFLDYGIDKKALYGRYLKIRSKVK; from the coding sequence GTGTCACGACGATACGAAAGATACCTCAGGGAGCTTTACGGCGAGGAGATAAACCTCACGGGCGGGGGCGGAGACGGGGGACTCTCCGTCTGTATCGTCTACCCGAACCGCTATCGCGTGGCGATGAGCAACCTCGGTTTCCTCTCGGTCTACAGGGTCGCCCGGGATACCTTCGGGGTAAGCGCAGAGCGGGCGACGCTCCCCGACCCGGAGCACGAGGCGGAGATTCAAAGAAAGGGAAAATCGATCCTCTCGATCGAGTCCCTAAGACCGTTAAGACAGTTTGACGCACTCCTTTTTTCAATATCCTTTGAAAACGATTTCATAAACCTCCTGAAAATCTTGAAACTCTCGGACATTTCCATCCGCTCCGAGGAGAGAGGCGGGGACTCCCCGATAGTCGCGGCCGGAGGGGCGGCGGTGATGATAAACCCGGAGGCACTCTCCCCCTTCGTCGACTTTTTTGCCCTGGGAGACGGCGAGGAGCTTGCGGAGGAGATACTCACCATTCTGTTCGACCTGAAGATGTCGGGCGGACCAAAAGACGAGATAATGGACAAGGTCTCCTCGATCCCCGGGGTATACGTCCCCCGCCGCTTCGAGGCCAGATACGACCGCAAGGGGAGGGTGGAGAGCTTTAAAAACGTCGCCGGAGGAAGCGACCGTGTGGTCGTGAGGAAGATGGACAGCCTCTCTTCGGGGAAGTTTTCGTCGTCGGTCGTCACGCCGAACACCGAGTTCTCAAACATGTTTCTGGTGGAGATGGGAAGGGGCTGCCCCTTCTCCTGCGCCTTCTGCATAGCGGACTCCGTCTACGCCCCGGTGAGGATGAGGGGGGGCGGGGAGATAATCGAGGAGATAAGGAGAGGCATGAATCTCACCGGAAAGGGGGGGCTATTGGGCCCGGCGGTCTCCAGCCACCCCGATCTCCTTACCGTCCTCGAAAGGATAAGGGAGCTTGGGGGGAGCGTGGGGATTCCATCCATGAGGGGCGAGATGTTGACCGACGACCAGATAGGATGCCTGAAGGAGTTGGGGGTCAAGACGATAACCGTGGCCCCTGAGGCGGGAAACGAGGGGCTGAGAAAGGCCATTGGGAAGGGGATCGACGACGACCGGTTCTTCGACCTGGTGAAAAGGAGCGTTGCCGCCGGCATTTTCAACGTCCGCCTCTATTTCTTGGTGGGTCTCCCGGGGGAGACCGACGATGATGTCTCGTCGGTGGCCGAGTTCGCAAAGAGGGTCAGGCACATAGTGATAAGCACAGGCAAAAGCACTGGAAGGGCCGGGAGGGTCACGGTGTCGATCACCCCCATTGTCCCGAAGCCGCACACCCCCCTGATGTGGATGGGGATGGAGGAGCCGGGGGCCTTAAACGGAAAGATAAAGAAGATCACGAAGACATTGAAAAAGGCGGGGGGGATAACCGTCGTTTCGGAGCCTCCCAACTGGTCGTACGTTCAGGCGCTTATCTCCAGAGGGGACAGGAGGGTCGCAGATATAGTGGAGGGGGCGCTCCACAAGGGCGAGGACTGGAAGGGGGCAATGAGGGAGTCGTCAATCAACCCCGACTTCTACGTCCTCAGGGAGCGGGACGAGGACGAGATATTTCCGTGGGACTTTCTCGACTACGGGATCGACAAGAAGGCTCTATATGGGAGGTATCTCAAGATAAGATCAAAGGTGAAATAG
- the ftsZ gene encoding cell division protein FtsZ, translating into MFELMENLQGGARIKVIGIGGGGGNAVDNMVQMGLIGVDFICANTDSQALNASVAPLKLQIGSKLTRGLGTGADPEIGRKAAEEDREKIRKALAGANMVFITAGMGGGTGTGGAPVCAEVAREVGALSVAVVTKPFHFENKKRMKQAEAGIEELEQYVDTLICIPNQRLLEITGRQETLITAFKRADEILYCAVRGISDLINIRGLINLDFSDVKTIMEETGMAIMGTGKAEGKEKGVEAAKRAVTSPLLENISISGARGVLVNLTGGEDLSMEDVEGAMSFIQGEAHEDANIIFGAVIDNKMKEEFMVTVIATGFAKGERRLSRELVRIAPLNTSIAEEKGLDTPTFIRKEREELALQKVTRGVRVPNDEDSEYDIPTFMRKKAD; encoded by the coding sequence ATGTTCGAGTTAATGGAAAATCTCCAGGGCGGCGCCCGCATAAAGGTCATAGGAATCGGCGGCGGCGGCGGGAACGCCGTGGACAACATGGTCCAGATGGGACTTATCGGAGTCGACTTCATCTGTGCCAACACCGACTCCCAGGCGCTGAACGCATCGGTGGCTCCCCTGAAGCTTCAGATAGGCTCGAAGCTGACCAGGGGGCTCGGGACGGGGGCTGATCCTGAGATCGGAAGGAAGGCGGCGGAGGAGGACAGGGAGAAGATCAGAAAGGCGCTCGCCGGGGCCAACATGGTCTTCATCACGGCCGGGATGGGGGGCGGCACGGGAACCGGCGGGGCCCCGGTGTGCGCAGAGGTGGCAAGGGAGGTCGGGGCGCTCTCCGTGGCGGTCGTCACGAAGCCCTTTCACTTCGAGAACAAGAAGAGGATGAAACAGGCCGAGGCGGGAATCGAGGAGCTCGAGCAGTATGTCGATACCCTTATCTGTATCCCGAACCAGAGGCTCTTGGAGATAACCGGAAGGCAGGAGACGCTGATTACGGCCTTCAAGAGGGCCGACGAGATACTCTACTGCGCCGTCAGGGGGATATCCGACCTGATAAACATCAGGGGCCTTATCAACCTCGACTTCTCGGACGTGAAGACGATCATGGAGGAGACCGGGATGGCCATCATGGGGACCGGAAAGGCTGAGGGGAAAGAAAAGGGGGTCGAGGCGGCGAAGAGAGCGGTAACCAGCCCGCTCTTGGAAAATATCTCCATCAGCGGCGCCAGGGGAGTCCTGGTAAACCTCACGGGTGGAGAAGACCTCTCGATGGAGGATGTCGAGGGAGCAATGTCGTTCATTCAGGGCGAGGCCCACGAAGATGCAAACATCATCTTCGGAGCCGTCATAGACAACAAGATGAAGGAAGAATTCATGGTGACGGTAATCGCCACCGGCTTTGCGAAGGGGGAGAGGAGGCTCAGCCGGGAATTGGTGCGCATAGCACCCCTCAATACGTCCATAGCGGAAGAAAAGGGCCTCGATACGCCCACCTTCATAAGGAAAGAGAGGGAGGAGCTGGCTCTCCAGAAGGTCACGAGGGGAGTCCGTGTGCCGAACGACGAGGATTCCGAGTACGACATCCCGACCTTTATGAGGAAAAAGGCGGACTGA
- the ftsA gene encoding cell division protein FtsA, which yields MSSNENIFVGLDIGTTKICTIIGENVGGDVEIIGIGSAPSKGLRKGVVVNIESTVNSIRKAVEEAELMAGVELKTVYAGIAGGHIKGFNSHGIIAVKNREVSEGDIKRVIDAARAIAIPVDREVIHILPQEYIVDDQDGIQQPLGMNGVRLEAKVHIVTGAVTSAQNIIRCVNRTGMDVSTIVLEQLASAKAVLSEDEKELGVVIVDIGGGTTDVAVFSEGSIKHTMVITLGGNHLTNDIAVGLRTPMIEAERIKKKSGCAMASLVDKDETIEVPSVGGRKPRIISRQILAEIIEPRVEEILSLVQREVARSGYGDLLASGVVLTGGSSLLTGIADMGEHIFNMPVRVGYPRGISGLVDLVNSPMYATGVGLVLYGSANGGSARFKVGDGNIFGKVTERFKEIIRDYF from the coding sequence ATGTCGTCAAACGAAAACATTTTTGTGGGGCTCGATATCGGCACGACGAAGATATGCACGATTATCGGGGAAAATGTCGGCGGCGATGTTGAGATCATCGGGATAGGAAGCGCCCCCTCCAAGGGACTCAGGAAGGGGGTTGTCGTAAACATCGAGAGCACGGTGAATTCCATCAGGAAGGCGGTGGAGGAGGCCGAGCTTATGGCCGGAGTGGAGCTCAAGACCGTCTATGCCGGGATCGCCGGGGGACACATCAAGGGATTTAACAGCCACGGAATAATCGCCGTAAAGAACCGGGAGGTGTCGGAGGGGGATATAAAGAGGGTGATAGACGCCGCGAGGGCGATAGCCATTCCCGTCGACAGGGAGGTGATTCATATCCTCCCCCAGGAGTATATCGTGGACGATCAGGACGGGATTCAGCAGCCGCTGGGGATGAACGGGGTAAGGCTAGAGGCGAAGGTCCATATAGTGACCGGGGCCGTGACGTCCGCCCAGAACATCATCCGCTGTGTCAACAGGACGGGGATGGACGTTTCGACCATAGTTCTCGAGCAGCTGGCGTCGGCGAAGGCGGTGCTTTCGGAAGACGAGAAGGAGCTGGGCGTGGTGATCGTGGACATCGGCGGCGGCACAACGGACGTTGCGGTCTTCTCCGAGGGGAGCATAAAGCACACGATGGTGATAACGCTGGGCGGGAACCACCTGACCAACGATATCGCGGTGGGGTTGAGGACGCCGATGATCGAGGCAGAGAGGATAAAGAAAAAGAGCGGGTGCGCCATGGCTTCTCTTGTGGACAAGGACGAGACGATCGAGGTTCCCTCCGTAGGCGGAAGGAAGCCGAGGATTATCTCCCGCCAGATATTGGCCGAGATAATAGAGCCGAGGGTGGAGGAGATATTGTCCCTAGTGCAGCGGGAGGTGGCAAGGAGCGGTTACGGCGACCTCCTCGCGTCGGGCGTGGTCTTGACGGGAGGCTCTTCCCTCTTGACCGGAATTGCCGATATGGGGGAGCACATATTTAACATGCCGGTCCGGGTGGGCTACCCAAGGGGGATAAGCGGGCTTGTCGATCTGGTCAACAGCCCCATGTACGCCACCGGTGTGGGACTCGTCCTCTATGGCTCCGCCAACGGCGGGAGTGCCCGCTTCAAGGTCGGCGACGGGAACATCTTCGGCAAGGTGACCGAGCGGTTCAAGGAGATTATCAGGGACTACTTTTAA
- a CDS encoding FtsQ-type POTRA domain-containing protein, producing the protein MNVDLKDMEPSEFTRKKHERRGGEKGGRSLMASFFRIFVFLLVIFGAVSFFFAGLPRIKAKLFGSDYFRLERVDIVGVVRADRGEIVKAVNVEAGGSVLKTDLAAIRDRVEEVSWVREAEVIRELPARLVIKVKEHNPVGIVEVDGGFLFVDEDGETAVIDEEVRGYPLFSGFKTKEELVYGAGLVGMLMDEGIVGENSIKSVRYDDIMGFAVLTRGGVRLRFGGPPFEEKVKRLSIVLSDAMGRGEIEYIYLDVENSVVVGKGKS; encoded by the coding sequence ATGAACGTGGATCTGAAAGACATGGAGCCCTCGGAGTTCACGAGGAAGAAGCATGAGAGGCGCGGCGGGGAGAAGGGGGGGCGCTCGCTCATGGCGTCGTTTTTTAGGATATTTGTCTTTCTCCTTGTAATCTTCGGGGCCGTCTCCTTCTTCTTTGCGGGCCTTCCCAGGATCAAGGCGAAGCTCTTCGGGTCGGACTATTTCAGGCTGGAAAGGGTGGACATCGTGGGGGTTGTAAGGGCTGACAGGGGAGAGATAGTCAAGGCTGTCAACGTGGAGGCCGGGGGGAGCGTCTTGAAGACCGACCTCGCCGCGATAAGGGACAGGGTCGAAGAGGTCTCCTGGGTCAGGGAGGCGGAGGTGATACGGGAGCTCCCCGCAAGGCTCGTAATAAAGGTCAAGGAGCACAACCCAGTGGGGATTGTGGAGGTGGATGGGGGCTTTCTCTTCGTGGACGAGGACGGGGAGACGGCCGTGATAGACGAGGAGGTCCGGGGCTATCCACTATTCTCCGGTTTCAAGACGAAAGAAGAGCTGGTATACGGGGCGGGTCTTGTCGGCATGTTGATGGATGAGGGGATCGTCGGGGAGAATTCGATAAAGAGCGTCAGGTATGACGACATCATGGGATTTGCCGTGTTGACGAGGGGGGGCGTCCGCCTTCGATTCGGGGGGCCGCCCTTCGAAGAAAAGGTAAAGAGATTATCCATCGTCCTCTCCGATGCTATGGGGAGGGGGGAGATAGAATATATTTATTTGGATGTCGAAAACAGCGTTGTGGTCGGGAAGGGAAAATCTTAG
- the murB gene encoding UDP-N-acetylmuramate dehydrogenase → MDIEKTVRGEVRRGERMEFHTTYGIGGPVDLFIVPADTDDLAAAVKYLAGAGIPVFPLGMGSNVLVSDSGFRGAVVCLRGMKNIKEAGENKIFAEAGVPLSQLVEKAASKALSGLEFASGIPGSVGGAVVMNAGAYGAEMEGVILEVTFVEKGGSVKTVSRKDMDFRYRRLVMGEGEIVSSALFLLKPDKEEAVRRRMGENNEKRREKHPLGAKSAGSVFKNPKGPGSEPAGKIIEGLGLKGKRIGDAEVSPLHGNFIVNLGKASARDVLELINIIRKRAMEERGIDLQLEVKVLGEDR, encoded by the coding sequence TTGGATATAGAGAAGACAGTCAGGGGGGAGGTCAGGCGCGGTGAGAGGATGGAATTCCATACCACCTACGGGATCGGTGGGCCGGTCGACCTCTTTATCGTCCCCGCGGATACCGATGACCTGGCCGCGGCGGTTAAGTATCTGGCCGGGGCGGGGATACCGGTATTCCCGCTGGGTATGGGGAGCAACGTCCTCGTCTCAGACTCCGGGTTTCGGGGGGCGGTGGTGTGTTTGAGGGGGATGAAGAATATAAAGGAAGCGGGAGAAAACAAAATCTTTGCGGAGGCGGGCGTTCCCCTCTCGCAACTCGTGGAGAAGGCGGCATCCAAGGCCCTCTCCGGCCTCGAGTTCGCCTCCGGGATTCCGGGAAGCGTAGGGGGGGCGGTGGTGATGAACGCAGGGGCGTACGGTGCGGAGATGGAAGGCGTGATCTTAGAGGTTACCTTCGTGGAGAAAGGGGGCAGTGTGAAGACGGTAAGTAGAAAGGATATGGACTTCCGGTACAGGCGACTCGTTATGGGGGAGGGGGAGATCGTGTCGAGCGCACTTTTTTTGCTCAAACCCGATAAAGAGGAGGCCGTCAGAAGGAGGATGGGCGAGAACAACGAGAAGCGGAGGGAAAAACACCCCCTGGGCGCCAAGTCAGCCGGATCGGTCTTCAAGAACCCGAAGGGGCCGGGGAGCGAGCCCGCGGGAAAGATAATAGAGGGCCTGGGCCTCAAGGGGAAGAGGATCGGCGATGCGGAGGTGTCGCCCCTTCACGGGAACTTCATAGTGAATCTTGGAAAGGCCAGCGCAAGAGATGTTCTGGAGCTTATCAATATTATCAGAAAAAGGGCGATGGAGGAGAGGGGGATAGACCTCCAGCTCGAGGTAAAGGTTCTGGGGGAAGACCGATGA